The following coding sequences are from one Devosia yakushimensis window:
- a CDS encoding ABC transporter substrate-binding protein, producing MKSQRPRVPLIPAAIACVLAMSPAVIPVFAEDIVVTDHENRQVVLTAPAERVVTIPMPMASGVIALSGGADTLVGLNPLSLTAIREGILGKIFPDALNISDAVTGTDFVPNVEALAEVNPDLVIQWGGRGPEIVDPLVNAGLTTLLIKYGTEELTREYMTMVATAIGKPERIDALVAWRDRVQQEIAAKTAGIAEADRPSVLYLGRSLSDITAAGNKGQYSSWYIELAGGKNAAAELDGSVSINREQIAQWDPEVILLNSFEPELDVSWVYDDPILSLTKAAQNRRVYKMPLGGYRWDPPSQESPLTWMWLAELLHPDLFNYDLRAEMTAAYKTLYNYELTDEDIDGIIWTAQQGTGLGYDQFAVN from the coding sequence ATGAAGTCGCAACGGCCCCGCGTCCCCCTCATTCCCGCCGCCATAGCCTGTGTCCTGGCCATGAGCCCGGCGGTAATTCCGGTGTTCGCCGAGGACATCGTCGTTACCGATCATGAAAACCGCCAGGTCGTGCTAACCGCGCCTGCCGAACGAGTGGTTACCATCCCGATGCCGATGGCATCCGGTGTCATCGCGCTCAGCGGTGGTGCCGACACGCTGGTCGGGCTCAATCCGCTGTCGCTGACGGCCATCCGCGAGGGCATTCTGGGCAAGATCTTCCCCGACGCCCTCAATATTTCCGATGCCGTCACCGGTACCGACTTCGTGCCCAATGTCGAGGCGCTGGCCGAGGTCAATCCGGACCTCGTCATCCAGTGGGGCGGCCGCGGTCCCGAGATCGTCGATCCGCTGGTCAATGCCGGTCTCACCACGCTGCTGATCAAGTATGGCACCGAAGAGCTGACCCGCGAATACATGACCATGGTGGCCACGGCGATCGGCAAGCCCGAGCGCATCGACGCACTGGTCGCCTGGCGCGACCGCGTGCAGCAGGAGATCGCCGCCAAGACGGCCGGCATCGCCGAAGCCGATCGCCCCAGCGTGCTCTATCTCGGCCGTTCGCTCTCCGACATCACGGCGGCCGGCAACAAGGGCCAGTACAGTTCCTGGTATATCGAGCTGGCCGGCGGCAAGAACGCCGCAGCCGAGCTGGATGGCAGCGTCTCGATCAACCGCGAGCAGATTGCCCAGTGGGACCCCGAAGTCATCCTGCTCAACAGCTTCGAGCCGGAACTGGACGTGAGCTGGGTCTACGATGATCCGATCCTCTCGCTCACCAAAGCGGCGCAGAATCGCCGCGTCTACAAGATGCCGCTGGGTGGCTATCGCTGGGATCCGCCGAGCCAGGAATCGCCGCTGACCTGGATGTGGCTGGCCGAGCTGCTGCATCCGGACCTGTTCAACTACGACCTGCGCGCCGAAATGACCGCGGCCTACAAGACGCTCTACAATTACGAGCTGACCGACGAGGACATCGACGGCATCATCTGGACGGCCCAGCAGGGTACCGGCCTCGGCTACGACCAGTTCGCGGTCAACTGA
- a CDS encoding FecCD family ABC transporter permease: MASRRWTRTALAFTLFLAALAISIVVSLCVGRYSVSALRALEILGTAIMQPGRVVETMDERIVLLVRAPRVIIAAMSGAALATAGVALQGVFRNPLVSPEVLGISQGAAFGGALAITMGIWGVPLLLAVFVAGFLALILVGLLARIDGRTEIITVILSGMVIGSLFSAFVSLLQFIADPNSSLPAIVYWLMGSFATATWDRVLVSAPGLLAGMGLLWALRFRLNVLSLDDSEARSLGAHPDLERWLVFALVALIVGCQVAVSGIVGWVGLVIPHAARLIVGYDHRRLLPATAVLGAAFMVTIDTLARTVTAAEIPLGVLTAIVGAPVFAALLRRHYREREAK, encoded by the coding sequence GTGGCCTCCCGCCGCTGGACCCGGACGGCGCTGGCCTTCACCCTGTTTCTGGCGGCCCTTGCTATCAGCATCGTGGTCAGCCTTTGCGTCGGTCGCTATTCGGTATCGGCGCTGCGCGCCCTCGAAATCCTCGGCACGGCCATCATGCAGCCCGGCCGCGTGGTCGAGACCATGGACGAGCGCATAGTGCTGCTGGTCCGGGCCCCGCGGGTCATCATCGCCGCCATGTCGGGGGCCGCGCTCGCGACGGCCGGTGTCGCGCTGCAGGGCGTGTTCCGCAATCCGCTGGTATCGCCCGAAGTGCTGGGCATTTCGCAGGGCGCCGCCTTTGGCGGGGCGTTGGCGATCACCATGGGCATTTGGGGAGTGCCGCTGCTGCTGGCGGTATTCGTCGCCGGCTTCTTGGCCCTGATCCTGGTGGGCCTCTTGGCCCGTATTGATGGCCGTACCGAGATCATCACCGTCATCCTCTCCGGCATGGTCATCGGCTCGCTATTTTCCGCCTTCGTTTCTCTGCTGCAGTTTATCGCCGATCCCAACAGTTCGCTGCCCGCCATCGTCTATTGGCTGATGGGCTCGTTCGCCACCGCCACCTGGGACCGCGTGCTGGTGTCGGCGCCAGGCCTATTGGCCGGCATGGGCCTGCTCTGGGCGCTACGCTTCCGGCTTAACGTGCTGTCGCTCGATGACAGCGAAGCCAGGAGCCTCGGCGCGCATCCCGATCTGGAACGCTGGCTGGTCTTCGCGCTGGTGGCGCTGATCGTGGGCTGCCAAGTAGCAGTCTCCGGTATTGTGGGGTGGGTCGGGCTCGTCATCCCTCATGCCGCGCGTCTCATTGTAGGCTACGACCACCGCCGGCTGCTGCCGGCGACGGCTGTGCTCGGCGCTGCCTTCATGGTCACCATTGATACGCTCGCCCGCACTGTCACCGCCGCCGAAATTCCGCTCGGCGTGCTGACGGCCATCGTCGGCGCCCCGGTCTTCGCGGCTCTGCTGCGCCGGCACTACCGCGAAAGGGAAGCAAAATGA
- a CDS encoding ABC transporter ATP-binding protein: MIGLTNATVRFGARTVLDGLSFAAPKGRSIAILGPNGRGKTTALRAMLGFQPLHGGTRTAPAIVGYVPQYASSNQSYGVLDVVVMGRAAGLGLFGQPRPTDMAKARAALDRVGAARFAGERFDRLSGGERQLVLLARALATGSDVLVLDEPGSALDLHNQQRLLALLDELRRPRDRAIIFTTHDPNHALAAADDALLMMPDGPALFGPVSETVVPDHLERLYGVPMRLVQLLGADGSAHRAVLPAFAGMRAA; this comes from the coding sequence ATGATCGGTCTCACCAACGCCACGGTGCGCTTCGGTGCGCGGACCGTCCTCGACGGGCTCAGCTTTGCCGCGCCCAAGGGCCGCAGCATTGCCATTCTCGGGCCCAATGGTCGTGGCAAGACCACGGCGCTACGCGCCATGCTGGGCTTCCAGCCATTGCATGGCGGCACTCGCACAGCACCAGCTATCGTTGGATACGTGCCGCAATATGCCTCAAGTAACCAAAGCTATGGCGTGCTCGACGTCGTGGTCATGGGCCGCGCCGCTGGTCTCGGCCTATTCGGCCAACCAAGGCCAACCGACATGGCGAAAGCCCGCGCCGCGCTCGATCGGGTCGGTGCCGCGCGCTTCGCCGGGGAGCGCTTCGACCGCCTGTCCGGAGGTGAGCGCCAACTCGTGCTGCTGGCCCGAGCGCTGGCGACCGGATCGGATGTGCTGGTGCTGGACGAGCCGGGCTCGGCGCTCGATCTGCACAACCAGCAGCGGCTGCTGGCATTGCTGGACGAGCTCCGCAGGCCGCGCGACCGCGCCATCATCTTCACCACGCATGATCCCAATCACGCGCTCGCGGCGGCGGACGACGCCCTCCTGATGATGCCCGATGGACCGGCGTTGTTCGGACCGGTAAGCGAGACTGTGGTCCCGGACCATCTCGAAAGGCTCTATGGCGTGCCGATGCGGCTGGTGCAGCTGCTTGGTGCTGACGGGTCGGCGCACCGGGCCGTGCTGCCTGCCTTTGCCGGAATGCGTGCCGCATGA
- a CDS encoding MurR/RpiR family transcriptional regulator, translated as MSVLERVKEAAETLTPAEQLLIKQVIASPRDIALGTASGLAQRIGVHEATASRLAKKLGYPNYAGFRAAIQEEFIVRTDPATRVRNTLQQTSEAGLITDLVSREIEALAGLQRYVDDAKLLSAAQPLLRARRIYVFARGNAEALAVLIDRRLRRMGRDTIMLAGEGRDLAEQVLGMNGDDAIVAFAFRRQPTHYAALLNHARAVNATSVVISGSVGPSLVPAGDHLLFAPRTGSQDAFQTLTIPMAICNALVLTMAKEDPKASLQYLETLGQLIDAFD; from the coding sequence ATGTCAGTTCTGGAGCGCGTCAAGGAAGCGGCCGAGACGCTTACACCGGCCGAGCAATTGCTGATCAAGCAGGTGATCGCCAGCCCGCGCGACATAGCGCTGGGCACGGCGAGCGGGCTGGCTCAACGCATCGGCGTACATGAAGCAACGGCCTCACGCCTCGCCAAAAAGCTTGGTTACCCTAACTATGCCGGATTCCGCGCCGCGATCCAGGAAGAATTTATCGTCCGCACCGATCCGGCCACCCGCGTGCGCAATACACTTCAGCAAACCAGCGAAGCCGGACTGATCACCGATCTGGTCAGTCGCGAGATCGAGGCGTTAGCCGGACTGCAGCGCTATGTCGATGATGCAAAGCTGTTGTCGGCCGCCCAACCCCTGCTCAGGGCGCGTCGTATCTACGTCTTCGCCCGCGGCAATGCCGAGGCATTGGCCGTACTGATCGACCGCCGCCTGCGGCGCATGGGTCGCGACACCATCATGCTTGCCGGCGAGGGCCGCGACCTCGCCGAACAAGTGCTGGGCATGAACGGCGATGATGCCATCGTCGCCTTCGCCTTTCGCCGCCAGCCCACCCATTACGCTGCCCTGCTCAATCACGCCCGCGCCGTGAACGCGACGTCGGTGGTCATCTCCGGCAGCGTCGGCCCGTCGCTGGTGCCTGCGGGGGATCATCTGTTGTTTGCCCCCCGCACGGGCTCGCAGGATGCGTTCCAGACCCTCACTATTCCTATGGCGATCTGCAATGCGCTGGTGCTGACCATGGCCAAGGAAGACCCCAAGGCTTCGCTGCAATATCTCGAAACCCTGGGCCAGCTCATCGACGCCTTCGACTAA
- a CDS encoding ABC transporter substrate-binding protein yields MDKKTLLLSTTLLALAAPAYAQYDPALDAMTAEELLPLAQEEGTVTVYAFTSRIAAVEAAFEAAYPGIDMVSHDMSSTEQITRLKAEAAAGIASADVVYISDAPVVFAELLGPGLVTPYVPPRVVPLLDANEREPLLAQRLSTKVLMYNEEANPDGAPVSNLWELTSEDWTGRVIMVDPLQRGDYLDLMTEIVLRSDEMASAYEAQFGQAITLDDGVENAGQQFIVDLFENDLILVSSTDDVNAAVGALGQANPPVGFTSYSDRRDNEDEGWALQVANDVVPSNGIIFPAVLAVSATATHPAAARLAIDFLMGDDSETGGEGFKPFYVAGDYATRSDIVSHPDAVPLDQFNAWSIDPVATSNLRQEVGDLVLSLQ; encoded by the coding sequence ATGGACAAAAAGACTTTGCTGCTTTCGACCACCTTGCTGGCCTTGGCCGCGCCAGCCTACGCGCAATACGATCCAGCGCTCGATGCCATGACAGCCGAGGAACTACTGCCGCTCGCCCAGGAAGAGGGCACCGTCACGGTTTACGCCTTCACCAGCCGCATCGCGGCAGTGGAAGCCGCCTTCGAAGCGGCCTATCCCGGCATCGACATGGTCAGCCACGACATGAGCTCAACCGAGCAGATCACCCGGCTCAAGGCCGAAGCGGCGGCCGGCATTGCCAGCGCCGACGTCGTCTATATCTCGGACGCGCCCGTCGTCTTCGCCGAACTTCTGGGTCCGGGTCTGGTCACGCCCTATGTTCCGCCTCGCGTCGTCCCCCTGCTCGACGCCAATGAACGCGAGCCGCTTCTGGCCCAGCGCCTCTCCACCAAGGTGCTGATGTATAACGAGGAAGCCAATCCCGATGGCGCGCCGGTCAGCAATCTCTGGGAGCTGACCAGCGAAGACTGGACTGGTCGCGTGATCATGGTCGATCCGCTGCAGCGCGGCGACTATCTCGACCTGATGACGGAGATCGTGCTGCGCTCCGATGAAATGGCCAGTGCCTATGAAGCCCAGTTCGGCCAAGCCATCACCCTCGATGACGGGGTGGAAAATGCCGGTCAGCAATTCATTGTCGACCTCTTCGAAAACGACCTCATCCTCGTCTCCTCGACCGACGACGTGAACGCCGCCGTCGGCGCCCTGGGCCAGGCCAATCCGCCGGTGGGCTTCACCTCCTATTCCGACCGCCGCGACAATGAAGACGAGGGTTGGGCCCTGCAGGTCGCCAACGATGTCGTGCCGTCCAATGGCATCATCTTCCCAGCCGTTCTGGCCGTATCGGCCACCGCGACCCACCCGGCCGCTGCGCGTCTGGCCATCGACTTCCTGATGGGTGACGACAGCGAAACGGGCGGTGAAGGTTTCAAGCCCTTCTATGTCGCGGGCGACTACGCCACCCGCAGCGATATCGTCAGCCACCCCGATGCGGTGCCGCTCGATCAGTTCAACGCCTGGTCGATCGATCCGGTCGCGACGTCCAACCTGCGCCAGGAAGTGGGCGACCTCGTGCTTTCCCTGCAATAG
- a CDS encoding ABC transporter permease: protein MSLVSTRSSARPLRIEGKLVLKLVVLAILGVLVAAPLLRILFETLSPGAIVAWSDVTSGRLARNLLWVPLGNTLILGVGVACGCVLLGGFLAWLVVMTDVPFRRTIGLMATLPFMIPSFATSLAWGSLFRNSRVGGQTGFLEGLGLTIPDWLAWGMVPTLIVLIAHYYSLAFTVIAAALATVNSDLVEPAQMAGAKRGRILMGIVLPVALPAVVAGASLTFAGAVSNFAAPALLGLPVRMQTLATRLYGLIEVGQTARGYVIAILLIAVSALFLWLGNKVISGRRSYATITGKGGRAKRFGLGNARLPLFALATLICLVTTIVPVVILVASSLAPSSSALFSSWTLHYWAGASNPAIAQGQAGIFSNPFIVSATGLTMSLGVAVAITTTLIGLIVAFVLARDGKGPLAGIINQVSFLPLLVPGIAFGAAYIALFGAPIGPFPALYGTFALLLIAGTAYLLPFSVQTGRAVIQQVSGDLDESARMTGAGFLRRLTAITVPLTSRGLAAGGLIVFVKIMRDLSLVVLLFTPTMPVLSVLAYRYASEGFTQFANAITVVILVISIAATLLANHLQAKSQPWLKS, encoded by the coding sequence ATGTCTCTCGTTTCCACACGCAGTTCCGCGCGGCCCCTCCGCATCGAGGGAAAGCTGGTGCTCAAGCTGGTCGTCCTGGCCATATTGGGCGTGCTCGTCGCCGCGCCCCTCTTGCGCATCCTGTTCGAAACGCTGTCGCCCGGTGCCATCGTAGCATGGAGCGACGTCACGTCCGGCAGGCTGGCGCGCAACCTGCTCTGGGTCCCCCTCGGCAATACGCTGATCCTGGGCGTGGGTGTCGCCTGTGGCTGCGTGCTGCTGGGTGGCTTCCTCGCCTGGCTGGTGGTGATGACCGACGTGCCCTTCCGCCGCACCATCGGGCTGATGGCCACCCTGCCATTCATGATCCCCAGCTTCGCCACCTCGCTGGCCTGGGGTTCGCTGTTCCGCAATTCGCGCGTCGGCGGGCAAACCGGCTTTCTTGAAGGCCTCGGTCTGACCATTCCCGACTGGCTGGCCTGGGGCATGGTGCCGACGCTGATCGTGCTGATCGCTCACTATTATTCGCTGGCCTTCACGGTGATTGCCGCGGCGCTGGCCACGGTCAATTCGGACCTGGTGGAGCCCGCGCAGATGGCCGGCGCCAAGCGCGGCCGTATTCTCATGGGCATCGTTCTGCCCGTGGCGCTCCCCGCCGTCGTCGCCGGTGCGTCCCTCACCTTTGCCGGCGCCGTTTCCAATTTTGCCGCGCCCGCCCTGTTGGGCCTGCCCGTACGCATGCAGACCTTGGCGACCCGGCTCTATGGTCTCATCGAAGTCGGGCAGACTGCACGTGGCTATGTCATCGCCATCCTGCTGATCGCGGTATCCGCTCTCTTCCTCTGGTTGGGCAACAAAGTGATTTCGGGGCGCCGCTCCTATGCCACCATTACCGGCAAGGGCGGCCGTGCCAAGCGCTTCGGCCTGGGCAATGCGCGCCTGCCGCTCTTCGCCCTCGCGACCCTCATCTGCCTGGTCACGACCATCGTGCCGGTTGTCATCCTCGTCGCCTCCTCGCTCGCCCCGTCTTCGTCCGCACTCTTTTCCAGCTGGACGCTGCACTATTGGGCCGGCGCATCCAATCCCGCCATCGCCCAGGGACAGGCCGGAATTTTCTCCAATCCCTTCATCGTCTCGGCCACCGGCCTGACCATGAGCCTGGGTGTCGCCGTAGCCATCACCACGACGCTGATCGGCCTGATCGTCGCCTTCGTTCTCGCCCGCGACGGCAAGGGGCCGCTGGCCGGCATCATCAACCAGGTCAGCTTCCTGCCCCTGCTGGTGCCCGGCATCGCCTTCGGCGCGGCCTATATTGCTCTCTTCGGCGCGCCGATCGGCCCCTTCCCGGCGCTCTACGGCACGTTCGCCCTGCTGCTGATCGCCGGCACGGCCTATCTCCTGCCCTTTTCCGTTCAGACCGGCCGCGCCGTCATCCAGCAGGTCTCCGGCGATCTCGACGAAAGCGCCCGCATGACCGGGGCGGGATTTCTCCGCCGCCTCACCGCCATCACCGTGCCACTGACCAGCCGGGGCCTGGCCGCCGGAGGGCTGATTGTCTTCGTCAAGATCATGCGCGACCTCTCGCTCGTGGTCCTGCTGTTCACCCCGACCATGCCGGTGCTGTCGGTCCTTGCCTATCGCTATGCCTCCGAAGGCTTCACCCAGTTCGCCAATGCCATAACCGTCGTGATCCTGGTGATCTCGATTGCCGCGACCCTGCTGGCCAATCACTTGCAGGCCAAGTCGCAGCCCTGGCTCAAATCGTAA
- a CDS encoding ABC transporter ATP-binding protein — MIRIENLVKSFGAFNAVDDISFSVPQGAFLVLVGPSGCGKSTMLRMLAGLEQPNGGTVSFGDRIVSDGNRGWTIDPAQRDTGLVFQSYALWPHMTVTGNVDWPLKVAGMAKPDRQARVADVLRMLGIEHLAGRYPNEISGGQQQRVAIARMIAPRPSILLFDEPLSNLDAKLRVEMRTELLRVHRATGATSVYVTHDQVEAMTMASHVAVLNHGKVEQFGTPEELVQTPNTAFVATFVGTPPANLVPVSALSPPQAANLPIEASAMYRPEDLLVSATPVDGGLAFDFAEASLVAGRTMLTGTRDNLRITAVVDAAPRFGVGDTVHFILPAAPAALFGANGERLS, encoded by the coding sequence ATGATCCGCATCGAAAACCTCGTGAAATCCTTCGGCGCCTTCAACGCTGTCGACGACATATCCTTCAGCGTGCCGCAGGGCGCCTTCCTGGTCCTGGTGGGCCCATCCGGCTGCGGCAAGTCCACCATGCTGCGCATGCTGGCCGGGCTCGAGCAACCCAATGGCGGCACCGTCTCGTTCGGCGACAGAATCGTTTCGGACGGCAATCGCGGCTGGACGATCGACCCGGCGCAGCGCGACACCGGATTGGTCTTCCAGTCCTATGCGCTGTGGCCGCACATGACAGTGACCGGCAATGTCGACTGGCCGCTCAAGGTCGCCGGCATGGCCAAGCCCGACCGCCAGGCGCGGGTGGCCGACGTGCTGCGCATGCTTGGCATCGAGCACTTGGCCGGGCGCTATCCCAACGAGATTTCCGGCGGGCAGCAGCAGCGTGTCGCCATTGCGCGCATGATCGCGCCGCGTCCATCCATCCTGCTCTTCGATGAGCCGCTCTCCAATCTCGATGCCAAGCTGCGCGTAGAAATGCGCACCGAGCTGCTCCGCGTCCATCGCGCCACCGGTGCCACATCTGTCTATGTGACGCATGACCAGGTGGAGGCCATGACCATGGCCAGCCATGTCGCTGTGCTCAACCATGGCAAGGTGGAGCAATTCGGCACACCTGAGGAACTGGTGCAGACCCCTAACACCGCTTTCGTCGCCACCTTCGTCGGCACGCCGCCGGCCAACCTCGTTCCGGTGTCTGCGCTATCGCCGCCGCAGGCGGCGAACCTGCCCATCGAAGCCTCGGCCATGTATCGGCCCGAGGATCTGTTGGTCAGCGCCACGCCGGTCGATGGCGGCCTGGCCTTCGATTTTGCCGAAGCCAGTCTGGTAGCTGGCCGCACCATGTTGACCGGCACGCGCGACAACCTGCGCATCACTGCCGTCGTCGACGCCGCGCCGCGTTTTGGCGTCGGTGACACCGTTCATTTCATCCTGCCGGCCGCGCCCGCCGCGCTGTTTGGCGCGAACGGGGAGCGGTTGTCATGA
- a CDS encoding histidine phosphatase family protein — protein sequence MKRLLLVRHGESEWNAVRRLQGQADIGLSEKGDAQARMLAPIIEQLAPDLAITSDLRRARQTAELLGFPDARREPDLREVDVGDWTGLEIARIAADQPEAYLGWRAGTFAPPGGENWADFCIRTARATQEAAQSADRLLVICHGGVIRALLQTLLDLSPRRIIPVGPASLTILASKPGESVMRLEVFNYAPAGPILDAPD from the coding sequence ATGAAGCGCTTGCTGCTGGTTCGCCATGGTGAATCGGAATGGAATGCCGTCCGCCGACTGCAGGGCCAGGCCGATATCGGACTCTCTGAAAAAGGCGACGCGCAGGCTCGTATGCTGGCGCCCATTATCGAACAGCTGGCGCCCGACCTGGCGATCACCTCCGATCTGCGCCGCGCTCGCCAGACGGCAGAACTTCTCGGCTTTCCCGACGCCAGGCGCGAACCGGACCTGCGCGAGGTCGATGTGGGCGACTGGACCGGCTTGGAGATCGCCCGCATCGCCGCCGATCAGCCCGAAGCCTATCTCGGCTGGCGTGCCGGCACCTTTGCCCCGCCCGGCGGCGAGAACTGGGCTGATTTTTGCATTCGCACCGCCCGCGCCACGCAAGAGGCGGCCCAGTCTGCCGACCGCCTGCTGGTGATCTGCCATGGCGGCGTCATCCGCGCCCTGCTGCAGACCCTGCTCGATCTTTCGCCGCGCCGCATTATCCCCGTTGGCCCAGCAAGCCTCACCATCCTCGCCAGCAAACCCGGCGAAAGCGTCATGCGCCTCGAAGTGTTCAACTACGCCCCCGCCGGCCCCATACTGGACGCGCCGGATTAG
- a CDS encoding biliverdin-producing heme oxygenase, translating into MNEVADPQRPVVEEPRGLWSRLKSETRATHEKLDGRIMAGRPFESRIHYGLFLLVQHDFHSIVSPLYGHADLAGMLPDLRSRDRLPTIEQDLRDLGLAVPNRLRSPRDYLLDIPGSLGWLYVAEGSNLGAAFLLKAARQLDLSETFGARHLAAAPEGRGLYWKTFTSALDAIELSAVDERRVIGGANDAFMRVLGFVERRFFDATAD; encoded by the coding sequence ATGAACGAGGTCGCTGATCCCCAACGCCCTGTGGTTGAGGAACCGCGGGGTCTGTGGTCCCGCCTGAAGAGCGAAACGCGAGCTACGCATGAAAAGCTGGATGGCCGCATCATGGCGGGCCGACCGTTCGAGAGCCGGATTCACTATGGTCTGTTCCTGCTGGTCCAGCATGATTTCCATTCCATTGTCAGTCCACTCTATGGCCATGCCGATCTGGCCGGGATGCTGCCCGACCTCAGGAGCCGCGACCGCCTGCCTACGATCGAGCAGGATCTTCGCGATCTCGGCTTGGCCGTGCCGAACCGCCTCCGCTCGCCACGCGATTATCTGCTGGATATTCCCGGTTCTCTGGGTTGGCTCTATGTGGCGGAAGGCTCAAACCTTGGTGCCGCATTTCTCCTCAAGGCGGCCCGGCAGCTCGACCTGTCGGAGACATTTGGTGCACGGCATCTGGCCGCGGCGCCGGAGGGACGAGGGCTGTATTGGAAGACCTTTACCAGTGCCCTCGATGCCATCGAGCTGTCCGCAGTGGATGAAAGGCGAGTGATTGGCGGCGCCAATGACGCATTTATGCGAGTTCTCGGTTTCGTGGAGCGGCGGTTCTTCGACGCGACAGCGGACTGA